From the genome of Candidatus Eisenbacteria bacterium, one region includes:
- a CDS encoding TPM domain-containing protein, whose translation MKRKRAVNPWIRMLLLLTLPLLSSGAAAADLPPPDGLINDFAGVLSPDTERRAEALSRELLEKTGVTVAAAIVPDMGGEEVERYAVDLYQSWGIGRKGEDRGALLLIAVGERKVRIETGYGLEGILPDGRTGEILDRYVVPELGRDDWDAGVFGGVAALAAVIADDAGVQLAGLASGAPAPAGRPAGSRGGVGGLILFLIIFFLIGRGRISPWLLLLLFSSGGRRPPGGFGGFGGGGFGGFGGGGGGGGFSGFGGGMSGGGGASRGF comes from the coding sequence ATGAAAAGAAAGCGAGCCGTCAACCCGTGGATCCGAATGCTCCTGCTTCTCACGCTTCCGCTCCTCTCTTCCGGGGCGGCGGCCGCCGACCTTCCCCCTCCGGACGGTCTGATCAACGATTTCGCCGGTGTGCTTTCGCCCGATACGGAGAGGCGCGCCGAAGCGCTCAGCCGGGAACTGCTTGAAAAGACGGGCGTTACGGTGGCGGCGGCGATCGTGCCGGACATGGGCGGAGAGGAGGTCGAGCGCTACGCGGTCGATCTCTATCAGTCTTGGGGGATCGGCCGGAAGGGGGAGGACCGGGGGGCGCTCCTTCTGATCGCAGTCGGGGAGCGGAAGGTTCGCATCGAGACCGGTTACGGATTGGAAGGGATCCTGCCGGACGGACGGACCGGCGAGATCCTGGATCGCTACGTGGTTCCCGAACTCGGCCGGGATGATTGGGACGCGGGTGTTTTCGGCGGAGTCGCCGCCCTCGCCGCGGTGATCGCCGACGACGCGGGCGTGCAACTCGCCGGGCTCGCGTCGGGCGCCCCCGCGCCGGCCGGCCGGCCGGCGGGAAGTCGCGGCGGCGTGGGCGGCCTCATTCTCTTTCTGATCATCTTTTTCCTCATCGGCCGGGGACGGATCTCCCCCTGGCTGCTCCTTCTCCTCTTCTCCTCGGGCGGGCGGCGTCCCCCCGGAGGTTTCGGCGGCTTCGGCGGCGGCGGCTTCGGCGGTTTCGGCGGTGGAGGAGGGGGAGGAGGATTCTCCGGTTTCGGCGGTGGGATGAGCGGCGGCGGCGGCGCGTCCCGCGGATTTTAA